In the genome of Xanthobacteraceae bacterium, one region contains:
- a CDS encoding 3-deoxy-manno-octulosonate cytidylyltransferase: MSTTPSAIVLIPARMQATRLPGKPLADIGGRPMILHVLDRAREAAIGPVVVATDDEAIRSAVEAAGGQAVMTRADHPSGSDRIFEALGKADPSGASPVVVNLQGDLPTLAPDAIRASVTALIEAQADIATLASVIADEAEKKDPNVVKVVGTPSGARRLRALYFTRATAPHGDGPLYHHIGIYAYRREALSRFVSLPPSALEKRERLEQLRALEAGMRIEVALVDGVPLGVDTPADLEKARALLAQNKQTI; this comes from the coding sequence ATGTCTACCACCCCTTCAGCCATTGTTCTGATCCCGGCGCGGATGCAGGCGACCCGCCTGCCGGGGAAGCCGTTGGCCGACATCGGCGGCAGGCCGATGATTCTCCATGTTCTCGATCGCGCCCGCGAAGCGGCGATCGGTCCGGTAGTTGTCGCGACCGACGACGAGGCCATTCGTTCGGCTGTGGAGGCTGCGGGCGGGCAAGCAGTCATGACCCGCGCGGATCACCCTTCCGGTTCGGACCGTATTTTCGAGGCGCTCGGCAAGGCCGATCCTTCGGGCGCATCGCCGGTCGTGGTCAATTTGCAGGGCGACCTTCCCACGCTCGCACCGGATGCGATTCGTGCGTCCGTGACCGCGCTGATCGAGGCGCAGGCCGATATCGCGACGCTGGCCTCCGTCATCGCGGACGAAGCGGAGAAGAAAGACCCGAACGTGGTGAAGGTGGTCGGTACGCCGTCCGGCGCCAGGCGCCTGCGCGCTCTCTACTTCACCCGCGCGACCGCGCCGCATGGCGACGGCCCGCTCTATCACCACATCGGCATCTATGCGTACCGGCGCGAGGCGCTGTCGCGTTTCGTGTCGCTGCCGCCGAGCGCGCTGGAGAAACGCGAGCGGCTGGAGCAGCTGCGCGCGCTCGAAGCGGGAATGCGCATCGAGGTTGCGCTCGTTGACGGTGTTCCGCTCGGTGTCGATACTCCCGCCGACCTCGAAAAGGCCCGCGCGTTGCTCGCGCAAAACAAACAAACGATCTGA
- a CDS encoding prephenate dehydratase, whose translation MATKKTIVFQGEPGANSHIACRERFPDYEPVPCATFEDAFAAVSGGNADLAMIPIENSVAGRVADIHHLMPHSGLQIVGEFFLPLSHQLLAVKGASLKTIRTVQSHVMALGQCRNVIRELGLTAVIGADTAGSARQIMEANDPARAAIASALAAEIYGLDIIRENIEDEDHNTTRFIILQKEKSWAKANNGVVVTTFVFRVRNVPAALYKALGGFATNGVNMTKLESYQIDGNFFATQFYADVEGHPDDRGLKFALEELGFFSEELKILGVYPAHPFRMKARNEAS comes from the coding sequence ATGGCAACGAAGAAAACCATCGTCTTTCAGGGCGAACCCGGCGCGAACTCGCACATTGCTTGCCGCGAGCGCTTCCCGGATTACGAGCCGGTGCCCTGCGCGACCTTCGAGGATGCGTTCGCGGCCGTTTCGGGCGGTAACGCCGACCTCGCGATGATCCCGATCGAGAATTCGGTCGCAGGCCGCGTCGCCGACATTCATCACCTGATGCCGCATTCCGGTTTGCAGATCGTGGGCGAATTCTTCCTGCCGCTCTCGCATCAGTTGCTGGCGGTCAAGGGCGCATCGTTGAAGACGATCAGGACCGTGCAAAGCCACGTTATGGCGCTCGGCCAGTGCCGCAATGTGATCCGCGAACTCGGCCTTACCGCCGTGATCGGCGCAGACACCGCGGGCAGTGCGCGGCAGATCATGGAGGCCAACGATCCGGCGCGTGCGGCCATTGCCTCCGCGCTTGCCGCCGAAATCTATGGCCTCGACATCATCCGCGAGAACATCGAGGACGAGGATCACAACACAACGCGCTTCATCATTTTGCAGAAAGAGAAGTCGTGGGCGAAAGCAAATAACGGCGTCGTCGTCACAACCTTCGTCTTCAGGGTGCGTAACGTACCGGCTGCGCTTTACAAAGCGCTCGGCGGTTTTGCGACGAACGGCGTCAACATGACGAAGCTGGAGTCGTACCAAATTGACGGCAATTTCTTTGCGACGCAGTTCTATGCCGACGTCGAGGGACACCCGGACGACCGCGGGCTGAAATTCGCGCTGGAAGAACTCGGCTTCTTCTCAGAGGAACTGAAGATTCTCGGCGTCTATCCCGCGCATCCGTTCCGCATGAAGGCGCGCAACGAAGCCTCTTAA
- the nudC gene encoding NAD(+) diphosphatase, producing the protein MSNPSGLEPKLAYSGAPFDRLSEQRGDEALLAKLRGGAGARYYALAGESIVLVKRGDAFDPALTPNEAAMLGEPLENALLGKENEEGRFCISLPPESVEAIKGIGFLAIDLRSIALQGLVSPGNLSALATAKALLYWHARHRFCSNCGAPSRVAQAGWRRDCPKCEGQHFPRTDPCVIMLAVRGDNCLLARQSRFPPGMWSALAGFVEPGESLEEAVRRETLEEAGLPSGRVRYFASQPWPFPASLMIGCFVEAQSDTLKIDEVELEAARWVSRAEAEALLTGKHPARQFAPPPIAIAHHLVKAFVARGDKLFD; encoded by the coding sequence ATGTCCAATCCTTCCGGCCTTGAACCGAAACTCGCTTATTCCGGCGCGCCGTTCGACCGCCTCAGCGAACAGCGCGGCGACGAAGCGCTGCTCGCGAAGCTGCGTGGCGGCGCGGGTGCGCGTTACTACGCACTCGCCGGCGAGAGCATCGTGCTCGTGAAGCGCGGCGATGCGTTCGACCCTGCCCTGACCCCAAACGAAGCCGCGATGCTGGGCGAACCGCTGGAAAACGCGCTGCTCGGCAAGGAAAACGAAGAAGGACGTTTCTGCATTTCGCTGCCGCCCGAAAGCGTGGAAGCGATCAAGGGCATCGGTTTCCTTGCCATCGACCTGCGCTCGATTGCCTTGCAGGGGCTGGTCTCGCCGGGAAATCTTTCCGCGCTCGCAACCGCCAAGGCGTTGCTCTACTGGCATGCGCGGCATCGCTTCTGCTCCAACTGCGGCGCGCCTTCCCGCGTCGCGCAGGCTGGATGGCGGCGCGACTGCCCGAAATGCGAAGGCCAGCATTTTCCGCGCACCGATCCGTGCGTGATCATGCTCGCGGTACGCGGCGACAACTGCCTGCTCGCACGGCAATCGCGCTTTCCGCCCGGCATGTGGTCGGCGCTCGCGGGCTTCGTCGAACCCGGCGAAAGTCTGGAGGAAGCGGTACGCCGCGAGACGCTGGAAGAAGCGGGCCTGCCCTCCGGGCGTGTTCGCTATTTCGCGTCGCAGCCGTGGCCGTTCCCGGCGTCGCTGATGATCGGCTGCTTCGTCGAAGCGCAATCGGACACATTGAAGATCGACGAAGTCGAGCTGGAAGCCGCGCGCTGGGTTTCGCGCGCCGAAGCGGAAGCGTTGCTCACCGGCAAGCATCCGGCACGGCAATTCGCGCCGCCGCCGATTGCCATTGCCCATCATCTGGTGAAGGCGTTCGTCGCCCGCGGCGACAAATTGTTTGATTAA
- a CDS encoding HIT domain-containing protein, which yields MDFSLDPRLEADSLLVGDLALTQVRLHNDARFPWLVLIPRRPNLAEIFDLSETERATLTQEVSACGAELRAVTQCDKINVGALGNLVRQLHVHVVARFERDPAWPGPVWGFGTRTPYAAETSADLIARLRSALAMRA from the coding sequence GTGGATTTTTCGCTCGACCCGCGGCTGGAAGCGGACTCGCTCCTCGTCGGCGACCTCGCGCTGACACAGGTCCGCCTGCACAACGACGCGCGCTTCCCGTGGCTGGTGCTGATCCCGCGCCGCCCGAACCTCGCGGAGATTTTCGACCTCAGCGAAACGGAGCGCGCAACGCTGACGCAAGAAGTGTCGGCATGTGGCGCGGAGCTGCGCGCGGTGACGCAATGCGACAAGATAAACGTCGGCGCGCTCGGCAATCTCGTGCGGCAGTTGCACGTGCACGTCGTCGCGCGCTTCGAGCGCGATCCAGCATGGCCGGGACCGGTCTGGGGCTTCGGCACGCGCACACCTTACGCAGCGGAAACTTCCGCCGATCTCATCGCGAGGTTGCGCAGCGCATTAGCCATGCGGGCATGA
- a CDS encoding DNA polymerase III subunit gamma/tau, which translates to MDDTPGKKVAAQEGASLFGAQPAAAGYRVLARKYRPRSFDDLIGQEPMVRTLSNAFASGRIAQAYLLTGVRGVGKTTTARILARALNYEPKSGGGAPTLDMPEMGRHCEAIIEGRHVDVIEMDAASHNGIDDIRQINEAVRYTPVNARYKVYILDEVHMLSTQAFNALLKTLEEPPAHAKFIFATTEVRKVPVTILSRCQRFDLRRVDGDTLAKHLVKICQLEQVTAAPEALALIARAAEGSVRDSLSLLDQAIAHSGAGVETEEVRAMLGLADRSRVIDLFEEIMKGDTQAALKSFREQYDLGADPAAILTDLAEFTHLLTRFKIVPSSLEDASLFEAERNRGRDLSSRISIRVLSRAWQMLSKGIGEVSASAKPAQAAEMVLVRLAYAADLPTPDEALRALADGGSAGGGSAAPSSPPSGGGAPRARASYGEAVARAPRTETNPVPAVANAPQLQTLQDVYALAESKREISISHTLKKFVRLVKVEDRTLTVSLDQGVPADFTGKLSAALTQWMGQRWFVVVDSRNKGGDTLEEVEKASQAKLKSDVRNHPAVQAILERFPGAEIVEVRKKAAPETQIGDDDSFDAPREDDEEE; encoded by the coding sequence ATGGACGATACGCCCGGAAAAAAGGTCGCGGCGCAGGAAGGCGCTTCGCTGTTCGGCGCGCAGCCCGCGGCCGCCGGCTACCGGGTGCTCGCACGCAAATACCGTCCGCGATCCTTCGACGATCTCATCGGCCAGGAGCCGATGGTCCGCACACTCTCCAATGCCTTCGCCAGCGGCCGCATCGCGCAGGCCTATCTGCTGACCGGCGTGCGCGGCGTCGGCAAGACCACCACCGCGCGCATCCTCGCGCGTGCGCTGAACTACGAGCCGAAGTCCGGCGGCGGCGCGCCGACCCTCGACATGCCGGAGATGGGCCGCCACTGCGAAGCGATCATCGAAGGCCGCCATGTCGACGTAATCGAGATGGACGCCGCCTCGCATAACGGCATCGACGACATCCGCCAGATCAACGAGGCGGTGCGCTACACGCCGGTAAACGCCCGCTACAAGGTTTACATCCTCGACGAAGTCCACATGCTTTCGACGCAGGCGTTCAACGCGCTGCTGAAAACGCTGGAAGAGCCGCCCGCGCACGCGAAGTTCATCTTCGCCACGACCGAAGTGCGCAAGGTCCCGGTCACGATCCTTTCGCGCTGCCAGCGCTTCGACCTGCGCCGCGTGGACGGTGACACGCTCGCCAAGCATCTCGTGAAAATCTGCCAGCTTGAGCAGGTAACGGCCGCGCCGGAAGCGCTCGCCCTGATTGCGCGCGCGGCGGAAGGCTCGGTGCGCGATTCGCTCTCGTTGCTGGACCAGGCCATCGCCCACAGCGGCGCGGGCGTGGAGACGGAAGAAGTACGCGCGATGCTCGGTCTCGCCGACCGCTCGCGCGTGATCGACCTGTTCGAAGAAATCATGAAGGGTGACACGCAGGCCGCGCTGAAATCCTTCCGCGAGCAGTACGATCTTGGCGCGGATCCGGCTGCGATTCTCACCGACCTCGCGGAGTTCACGCACCTCCTTACGCGCTTCAAGATCGTGCCGTCTTCGCTCGAAGACGCGAGCCTGTTCGAAGCGGAGCGCAATCGCGGCCGCGATCTTTCCTCGCGCATTTCCATTCGTGTGCTGTCGCGTGCGTGGCAGATGCTCTCGAAGGGCATCGGCGAAGTGAGCGCTTCCGCGAAGCCTGCGCAGGCGGCCGAGATGGTGCTGGTGCGGCTTGCCTATGCAGCCGATCTGCCGACGCCGGACGAGGCGCTGCGCGCGCTTGCCGATGGTGGTTCGGCTGGCGGCGGGAGTGCCGCGCCGTCTTCGCCGCCTTCCGGTGGTGGCGCGCCGCGCGCGCGCGCGTCTTACGGCGAAGCCGTGGCCCGTGCGCCGCGCACGGAAACGAACCCCGTTCCTGCGGTCGCCAACGCGCCGCAGTTGCAGACCTTGCAGGACGTGTACGCGCTGGCCGAGAGCAAGCGCGAGATTTCCATTTCCCACACGCTGAAGAAGTTCGTGCGTCTGGTGAAGGTCGAAGACAGGACGCTTACCGTTTCGCTCGATCAGGGCGTGCCCGCCGACTTCACCGGAAAGCTCAGCGCCGCGTTGACGCAATGGATGGGCCAGCGCTGGTTCGTCGTGGTGGACTCCCGCAACAAGGGCGGCGACACGCTTGAAGAAGTGGAGAAGGCCTCGCAGGCAAAGCTGAAATCGGATGTGCGCAACCATCCGGCCGTGCAGGCGATTCTGGAGCGCTTTCCCGGTGCGGAGATTGTCGAGGTCCGCAAAAAAGCCGCGCCGGAAACGCAAATTGGCGACGACGACAGTTTCGACGCGCCCCGCGAAGACGACGAAGAAGAATAG
- a CDS encoding YbaB/EbfC family nucleoid-associated protein has protein sequence MKDMMGMMSRIKELQANMERMQAELDTLEVEGAAGGGLVKVTMSAKGAVKKVSIDASLMKADEKEIVEDLIVAASADARAKSEKLVEEKAKALTGGMPFPPGMKLF, from the coding sequence ATCAAAGACATGATGGGCATGATGTCCAGGATCAAGGAACTGCAAGCCAACATGGAGCGCATGCAGGCCGAACTGGATACGCTCGAAGTCGAGGGTGCGGCTGGCGGCGGCCTCGTGAAAGTGACCATGAGCGCGAAGGGCGCCGTGAAGAAGGTTTCCATCGACGCCAGCCTGATGAAGGCGGACGAAAAAGAAATCGTCGAAGACCTGATCGTTGCCGCCAGCGCCGATGCGCGCGCGAAATCCGAAAAGCTGGTCGAGGAAAAAGCCAAGGCGCTGACCGGCGGGATGCCGTTTCCGCCGGGCATGAAACTTTTCTGA
- the recR gene encoding recombination mediator RecR, which yields MRRVVAGPEIERLIQLLAKLPGLGPRSARRAALQLVRKRAELMEPLADAMRGALEKIVVCSTCGNIDTRDPCSVCADATRDASLLVAVENVADLWALERAGAVNGRYHVLGGTLSALDGIGPDDLNIASLVSRAHEPGVREVVLALNATVDGQTTAHYITDLLRNADVKVTRLAHGVPVGGELDYLDEGTLSAAIRQRTTF from the coding sequence ATGCGCCGCGTCGTCGCCGGGCCGGAGATCGAACGGCTCATTCAATTGCTGGCAAAGCTGCCGGGCTTAGGACCGCGCTCCGCGCGCCGCGCAGCCTTGCAGCTTGTGCGCAAGCGCGCCGAATTGATGGAGCCGCTCGCCGACGCAATGCGCGGCGCGCTGGAGAAAATCGTGGTCTGCTCCACCTGCGGCAATATCGATACGCGCGACCCATGCTCGGTCTGCGCCGATGCCACGCGCGACGCCTCGCTTCTCGTCGCGGTCGAGAATGTCGCCGACCTTTGGGCGCTGGAGCGCGCAGGCGCGGTGAACGGCCGCTATCATGTGCTCGGCGGCACGCTTTCCGCGCTCGACGGCATCGGCCCGGACGATCTCAACATCGCTTCACTGGTCAGCCGTGCGCACGAACCGGGCGTGCGCGAAGTGGTGCTGGCGCTGAACGCAACCGTCGACGGGCAGACCACGGCGCATTACATTACCGATCTCCTGCGCAACGCCGACGTGAAGGTGACGCGGCTCGCGCATGGCGTGCCGGTCGGCGGCGAACTGGACTATCTGGACGAGGGCACGCTGTCGGCCGCGATCCGCCAGCGCACGACTTTCTAG
- a CDS encoding DUF1176 domain-containing protein, producing the protein MRGLFAALLLLLMAAPLAAQNITLPSDVVASARKQAECEVNDEEKDIEPAGALGSGLVLVEVPCWRAAYNFGSILFAVDPKDLSKARLLRFRTLGAKRKLIDTYQLSSPGYDEKQKILNSFHKGRGLGDCGTSGEWRWDGKDFVLTRYWHKEDCDGQSFDGDEARYQVYPFRKKK; encoded by the coding sequence ATGCGCGGTTTGTTTGCGGCGCTTTTGCTCTTGCTCATGGCTGCGCCGCTTGCGGCGCAAAACATTACGTTGCCGTCCGATGTCGTTGCATCCGCGCGCAAGCAGGCCGAGTGCGAGGTCAACGATGAAGAAAAGGATATTGAACCGGCCGGAGCGCTGGGCAGCGGGCTGGTTCTGGTAGAGGTGCCGTGCTGGCGTGCGGCCTACAACTTCGGAAGCATCCTGTTCGCGGTCGATCCGAAGGATTTATCGAAAGCGCGCCTGCTGCGTTTCAGGACGCTGGGCGCGAAGAGAAAACTGATCGACACCTATCAGCTCTCCTCGCCGGGCTATGACGAGAAACAGAAAATCCTCAATTCGTTTCACAAGGGTCGCGGGCTCGGCGATTGCGGCACGTCCGGCGAGTGGCGCTGGGACGGCAAGGATTTCGTGCTGACGCGCTACTGGCACAAGGAAGATTGCGACGGCCAGTCCTTCGACGGCGATGAAGCGCGCTATCAGGTTTATCCGTTCCGCAAGAAGAAGTAG
- a CDS encoding DUF1176 domain-containing protein, with product MRGLFLALLATVFALPAAAQEKIRLPASLIEDVFRKADCTNDAGEAVKKEHEVAGDLGGGLKLVDVSCSGGAYNFSSVLFAVDPAKPQEARALTFRHWEDEHKGFRPTLALTFPSYDEKTGRLRTHHKFRGPGDCGHAGLWRWNGKAFEMERYWVKNKCDGVLFDPEENPAKFVVFPPRIRKK from the coding sequence ATGCGCGGTTTGTTTCTCGCATTGCTGGCCACGGTCTTCGCATTGCCTGCGGCGGCGCAGGAGAAGATCAGGCTGCCGGCCTCTCTGATCGAGGATGTATTCAGGAAAGCGGATTGCACCAACGATGCCGGCGAAGCCGTGAAGAAAGAGCACGAAGTCGCCGGCGATCTCGGCGGCGGGCTGAAACTGGTCGATGTTTCCTGTTCGGGCGGCGCCTACAATTTCAGTTCGGTTCTGTTCGCGGTCGATCCGGCAAAGCCGCAGGAAGCCCGTGCGCTCACGTTCCGGCACTGGGAGGACGAACACAAAGGCTTTCGTCCGACACTCGCGCTGACCTTTCCTTCCTATGACGAGAAAACAGGGCGGCTGCGAACGCACCACAAGTTTCGCGGTCCCGGCGATTGCGGGCACGCCGGTCTCTGGCGCTGGAACGGCAAGGCCTTCGAGATGGAGCGCTACTGGGTGAAGAACAAGTGCGATGGCGTTTTGTTCGACCCGGAGGAAAATCCGGCGAAGTTCGTGGTGTTCCCGCCTAGGATAAGGAAGAAGTAG
- a CDS encoding MFS transporter, which produces MADSVQTETSRMQRWRTAIEVYTRPRVLIVMLLGFSAGLPLALSGSTLTLWMREAGVSLGTIGLFALVGTPYTIKFLWAPVVDALNVPLLTPLLGRRRAWLMLSQIMLIAAILTLALSNPSYTPLTLVAFAALLVATASATQDILIDAFRIESLKENEQAAGMASYVAAYRISALISTAGALYVVSGWEWAGFGKSTAWSLAYAVMASLCLVGVFATLLAREPEASNISREDWAASAVQITAQNVPGFIKSPVNAFLRSKVGTAAFAAFSEFLLRSHALAILAFVILYKLCDAFAGVMTAPFVIDLGFERTDYANIVKGVGLIATLAGGFAGGFLARAYPLATCLWIGAVLQTASNFVFTWQAYMGLNLWALTASVIVEQFTGAIGTVIFVAYLSALCQSPLHTATQFALLTALSAVGRTYLSSVSGFVAQSTGWAWFFAISALTAIPGILLLWWLQRRGHFDTLAREKTGATSSLS; this is translated from the coding sequence ATGGCCGACTCGGTGCAAACCGAAACCTCCCGCATGCAACGCTGGCGCACGGCGATTGAAGTCTACACGCGCCCGCGCGTACTGATCGTCATGCTGCTCGGCTTCTCCGCCGGACTTCCGCTGGCGCTTTCCGGCTCGACGCTGACGCTCTGGATGCGCGAAGCGGGGGTCAGCCTCGGCACCATCGGCCTGTTTGCGCTGGTCGGGACGCCCTACACGATCAAATTTCTATGGGCACCAGTTGTCGATGCGCTGAACGTGCCGCTGCTCACGCCGCTGCTGGGCCGCAGGCGCGCGTGGCTGATGCTTTCGCAGATCATGCTGATCGCGGCGATCCTCACGCTGGCGCTGAGCAATCCGTCCTATACGCCGCTGACGCTGGTCGCGTTCGCCGCACTTCTGGTCGCGACCGCTTCCGCAACGCAGGACATTCTCATCGACGCCTTTCGCATAGAGAGCCTGAAAGAGAACGAACAGGCCGCCGGCATGGCGTCCTATGTCGCGGCGTACCGCATCAGCGCGCTCATCTCCACGGCGGGAGCGCTCTATGTCGTGAGCGGATGGGAATGGGCCGGGTTCGGCAAGAGCACCGCATGGTCGCTGGCCTATGCGGTGATGGCCTCGCTTTGTCTGGTCGGCGTGTTCGCGACCTTGCTCGCGCGCGAACCGGAAGCATCGAATATCTCGCGCGAAGACTGGGCGGCAAGCGCCGTCCAGATCACCGCGCAAAACGTACCGGGCTTCATCAAGTCGCCGGTCAATGCATTCCTGCGCAGCAAGGTCGGCACGGCGGCGTTTGCCGCGTTCTCCGAGTTTCTGCTCCGGTCGCACGCGCTCGCGATCCTCGCCTTCGTCATCCTCTACAAACTCTGCGACGCCTTCGCGGGCGTGATGACCGCGCCATTCGTGATCGACCTCGGCTTCGAGCGCACCGACTACGCAAATATCGTGAAGGGCGTCGGCTTGATCGCGACGCTGGCGGGCGGCTTCGCGGGCGGTTTCCTTGCGCGCGCCTATCCGCTCGCGACTTGCCTCTGGATCGGCGCGGTCCTGCAAACCGCCTCGAACTTCGTGTTCACATGGCAGGCCTATATGGGCCTCAACCTGTGGGCGCTCACCGCCTCGGTGATCGTCGAGCAATTCACCGGCGCGATCGGCACCGTGATCTTCGTCGCCTACCTCTCGGCGCTCTGCCAAAGCCCGCTGCACACGGCAACGCAGTTCGCGCTGCTGACCGCGCTTTCCGCGGTCGGCCGCACTTACCTTTCATCGGTATCGGGCTTCGTCGCGCAAAGCACCGGCTGGGCATGGTTCTTCGCGATCAGCGCGCTTACCGCGATCCCCGGCATTTTACTGTTGTGGTGGCTTCAGCGACGCGGGCATTTCGACACGCTCGCGCGGGAAAAGACCGGCGCTACTTCTTCCTTATCCTAG
- the rmuC gene encoding DNA recombination protein RmuC, producing the protein MSEVLFTINGFGVTAGLILAIIGGLCFLLLVALLAALSRQSRARALDALDQQRRNDEQAMRIEDLQERLLHLLRAQSEASGAVQSIAAGVNQKQEELTRTVNERLDAVTHRLGENMTNAARATAESLTQLHERLAVVDAAQARMSELTGHMMTLKDVLANKQARGVFGQGRMEAIVADGLPKDAYAFQYTLTNGKRPDCAVFLPGDKRPLTIDAKFPLESITALREAQSDEIRKTALQRLKQDISKHIGDISERYLLPGETQEIALMFVPSESVYAELHEQCDDVLQKAFRSRIILVSPSLLMLAIQVVQAIVRDARMREQAEAIQTEVGRIMEDIGRLRARAGNLQKHFTQASEDVGQVLVSADKVAARGAKIEALELNEDKSPKDTGAPVAVPLQLKLGGRD; encoded by the coding sequence ATGAGCGAAGTGCTGTTCACCATCAACGGTTTCGGCGTCACCGCGGGCCTGATCCTCGCGATCATCGGCGGCCTGTGCTTCCTGCTGCTGGTCGCGCTGCTCGCCGCCCTCTCGCGCCAGAGCCGCGCGCGGGCACTGGACGCGCTCGACCAGCAACGCCGCAACGACGAACAGGCCATGCGGATCGAGGACCTGCAGGAGCGCCTGCTTCACCTGCTCCGCGCGCAGTCGGAAGCATCGGGCGCCGTGCAATCCATCGCCGCAGGCGTGAACCAGAAGCAGGAAGAACTGACCCGCACTGTCAACGAACGCCTCGACGCGGTCACCCACCGCCTCGGCGAGAACATGACGAACGCGGCCCGCGCAACCGCCGAAAGCCTCACGCAACTGCACGAGCGGCTTGCCGTGGTCGATGCCGCGCAGGCGCGCATGAGCGAACTGACCGGACACATGATGACGCTGAAAGACGTGCTCGCGAACAAGCAGGCGCGTGGCGTATTCGGTCAGGGACGCATGGAAGCGATCGTCGCTGATGGCCTGCCGAAAGACGCCTATGCTTTTCAATATACGCTGACCAACGGCAAGCGGCCGGACTGCGCGGTATTTCTGCCGGGCGACAAGCGGCCGCTCACCATCGACGCAAAATTTCCGCTGGAGTCCATCACCGCGCTGCGCGAAGCACAGAGCGACGAAATCCGGAAAACGGCGCTGCAACGGCTCAAGCAGGATATTTCCAAGCACATCGGTGACATCTCCGAGCGCTACCTCCTGCCCGGCGAGACGCAGGAAATCGCGCTGATGTTCGTGCCGTCCGAGTCGGTCTACGCCGAGTTGCACGAACAATGCGACGACGTGCTGCAAAAGGCGTTTCGCTCCCGCATCATCCTGGTGTCGCCGTCGCTGTTGATGCTCGCGATTCAGGTGGTGCAGGCGATCGTGCGCGACGCGCGGATGCGCGAGCAGGCGGAAGCGATCCAAACCGAAGTCGGCAGGATCATGGAAGACATCGGCCGGCTTCGCGCACGCGCCGGAAACCTGCAAAAGCATTTCACGCAAGCCTCCGAGGATGTCGGGCAGGTTCTCGTTTCGGCGGACAAGGTGGCGGCGCGCGGCGCCAAGATCGAAGCGCTCGAACTCAACGAAGACAAATCGCCGAAAGACACCGGCGCGCCCGTGGCCGTACCGCTGCAACTGAAACTCGGCGGCCGGGACTGA
- the def gene encoding peptide deformylase — protein sequence MIRPIVQLPDAVLRRKSEPVKKIDDEIKKLIEDMFETMYDAPGVGLAAVQLGVLKRVVTIDATRGDEEKKPMVFINPEIVSASEEKDVKEEGCLSIAEFYEEVERPVAVKVRYLDEKGKEKEVEADGLLARALQHEIDHLNGVLFIDHISKLKRDRVTKKFAKAAKRGSAAAAE from the coding sequence ATGATCCGTCCCATTGTGCAGCTTCCCGACGCCGTCCTCCGCCGGAAATCCGAGCCGGTTAAGAAGATCGACGACGAGATCAAGAAGCTGATCGAAGACATGTTCGAGACGATGTACGACGCGCCCGGCGTCGGCCTCGCCGCCGTGCAACTCGGCGTGCTGAAGCGTGTCGTCACCATCGACGCCACCCGCGGCGACGAAGAAAAGAAGCCGATGGTGTTCATCAATCCCGAAATCGTCTCCGCGTCCGAGGAAAAGGACGTGAAGGAAGAGGGCTGCCTCTCGATTGCGGAGTTCTACGAAGAGGTGGAGCGTCCGGTGGCGGTGAAGGTCCGCTACCTCGACGAAAAGGGAAAAGAAAAAGAAGTCGAGGCGGACGGCCTGCTCGCGCGCGCGCTCCAGCACGAGATCGACCACCTCAACGGCGTGCTGTTCATCGACCATATTTCCAAGCTGAAACGCGACCGCGTCACCAAGAAGTTCGCGAAGGCCGCGAAGCGCGGCAGCGCCGCCGCGGCCGAATAG